The genomic interval TCTGTTGTGGAGAGGAAGAGATAGCTTCCATCGTCTTCATGGACAAGAAACATGCGATCAAAAACGATGGTGATCTTTTGCTCCGTGGCAAAATCAGTGGCAACAATTTCTGCCAGTTCTTCCGGGCAGCAAAGCGACTGCGGAAAAAGGAGCGTAATGTGCGGCTCAATCTTGCCGCAGAGCGTGTCGTATTTCTTTCTGATGTTTTTTATGGAACGGCGGTCTTCGTATGAAAACTCCGGAAAAAGGACAATAAAACTGGCATCGGTGGGGTTCATGGAGGCCTAATTTTTAGGTTTTTTGGCGAACAAATTTTCCAAACAGGAAGTTTCCCATAAAAAGCAGGACTGGAGGGAACAATATAATTTTCAGCATCCACAGCCAATCCACATTGTGCAGGCGGCGAGGATAAGTATAAAAAGCCCATTTTGGCTCGAACAACAAAACGAATACAACAACAGCAGAAAACCAGAACACACTTAATGCAATAAGAAGCCTGTCTTGAAAGCTGGACAGATTAACAAAGGGAACTGTTTTGCCTAATTCATGCCAGCGGTTCTTTATGTATATGCCATTAATGATCCAGAGCAGAGGGTTTATCGATAATACAGTGCTGACAATAAACGCCGATCTATTACTTACTTCAGGCAGTCGACGTGGCAGGTTTGATAATACAGTGCTGACAATAAACGCCGATCTATTACGCCTGATTATGAAAACTCCCATGAAGGAATGGCAAGCAAGGAATATTCCCAGTGCAATCAGATTTTCAAATTTTCGACTGGGGACTTCCGAGGCCAGGTAAAAAACACCTAAAGCTCCAATCCCTGTGACTAAAAAAGATTGCATGCCGGTAAAATAGCCCCAGATATACCCTTTTAAATCAGGATATTTTTTATGCAGAGATATATCTTTTTTGATAGAAAAAACTAGAGAAATGAGAGCGCATATAAATACTATTGAATAGTATAAAGCATTCGGGTTGGCGAACATATCTGGATCCAAAAGTTGAAAGAAAGAATTCTTATCTGAAGCGGGTAGGGTTTCCAAAGGTGTTCTGATAGCATTACTTATTTGATCGCGCTTGTCATAAGGAAGCATTTAAGTTCCCGTTTTTGCAGTCTTTTTTTCGAATACATCCACACATTCCGCCATGGTGGTCGAGGCGCGGGTGATGGGATTGGTGAGGTAGAAGTTGTCAATGGCCAGCCCGAAGGGCGCGGGGTTCATGGTGCCGGGCTGTCCGAAGTTGGTCCACGGGGCAGGCTTTACAGTATCGATCTGGCCGAACACAGGGTTCACGGCCACCAGACGTTTGCGCACCTGGCTCAAGTTGTCATAGGGCAGCGTCTTGCCCAGTTTTTCTGATAGGGCGCGGAGGATTTTCCAGTCCTCTTTCGCCTCGCCCAAGGGGAACGCGGCCTGGCGGGCCTGCTGCACGCGGCCTTCCGTATTCACATAAGTCCCGTTCTTTTCAGTCCAGGTAGCTCCCGGCAGGATCACGTCGGCCCGGTGAGCTCCGCGATCGCCGTGGTGGCCCTGATAGATCACAAACGCTTTGCCCAGGCGGCTGGTGTCGATTTCATCGGCACCCAGCAGATAGACAATATCCAGATCGCCCTTGCCGGCGGCGTTGAGAATGCCGTTGGT from Pseudomonadota bacterium carries:
- a CDS encoding 2'-5' RNA ligase family protein, whose product is MNPTDASFIVLFPEFSYEDRRSIKNIRKKYDTLCGKIEPHITLLFPQSLCCPEELAEIVATDFATEQKITIVFDRMFLVHEDDGSYLFLSTTDNAVLEKLRAWHQALYSHNNLINTLKNPDSYKGHMTVGRFSTREAAENACAELLPQFKPVRTTLSAISVVWRKDGQRTIHSQYDLGH